DNA from Arthrobacter sp. FW305-BF8:
GAGCTGCATCGCGTCGCCCTTGGTGATCTCTTCGCGCCGGTACTTCGGCCGGTTGGTCCATTTGAGGTCGATGACGACGGGTTCTGCCTCCTGGTCCGCGGCAAGGACGTCGATGTAACCGGAGACCCGTACTTCAATCTGGGCCCCGTTGACGTTGAACATGGCCGGCTTGCTGAACTCGTGCTCGGTGGCGCGAATGTAGACGCCCTGGCTTTGCAGGGTCTGGAAAAACGTGATGACGGAGTTCTGGATGACGGGACGGAGGCCGGCGAGTCTGCCGCCTCTGCCCGGAAGGAGCAGCTCCGAGGCATAGTGCGGCACGAGTTGGTCCAGTTTGACCTGGACTTCCGCTGGCTCGGGCACGGCCCGGTTTGCAGCGCGGAGCTCCGCGAACAGTTCTTCGACCAGCTTGTGGACCAGAGTGCCGATCATGGTGTTCCCGGTGGGGACGGACTGCCCGTCACCCATCTTTAGCCGGCCTTTCTTCTCCAAGACCCACTTCATGGAGCAGCCGATCAAGGTGCTGAGCTGCGTGAAGGAGAGCTTGTCGGGCAGGAACGCCGGGCGGGGACCCAACTCGTGGGCGGCCGGAACGGGCTCGGGTTGGGAGCGCTGCACCGGCGCCAACGCGGCAGTCCGGCCGGCGATGCGCCAGACGCCGTCGTGCACCAGCTCGGCGGGGGTGGTGGTGGAGGCTGAAATGGCGTGTTCCACCGCCTTCTTGTTTTCTTCCGGGGTTCCCGGCAGGGGAGTCGGAAGGGTGGTGAAAGCCAGTGAGGACAGCACCGGGTGGGCCTTTGTGGGCTCTCCGCTGATCTCGGCGGCGCGGACAAGCAGCACCCGCCGGCAGCGTCTCGCGGCGTTCACTGCCACCGAGAGTTCCAGCTCGGCTAGGACGGCCGGATCAGGCAGTTGGACGCCGACGCCGAGTAGGGATTGTCGTTCGGCGTCGTCCCAGTGGCGGGACCGGGGCCGGCCGTCATCCTGGCAGCCCCACCAGACGAGCCCGTCGACGTCGTCGCAGAGTTCACTGAGGCTGTGCAGCGTGACCCATGGCGCTGCCTCACCGCCAGCCAGGGGACTGGCACTGGCGGGAATGACGGATTCCAGGATCCGCACGAGCGTCTTGCGTGTTACCGGCTCCGGCCCGTCGATTAGGGCCGTAAATTCATTGAGCTGGCTAAGCACCCCTTCAAGCCGGGGGTGCAGCTGCACGCGGCGGCTGAGCTGGGTGCGCAGCCACTGCGCGCGTTCGACGACGGTGGTGCCGCTGACAGTTCCGTCATCGATCAAGAGCTCGGTGCTTAGAAGCTGGTCGAGCTCCGCCGCAACGTCCGGGCCGAGCGTCTCCTCGGCGCTGATCTTCTGCAGCGCGCCGAGCCATTCATCCCCGCCGGTCCCTGGCTGGGCGGCAAGGGCGTGCAGGAGATGCCGGGCGGCTGCGCGCCGAACGGGGCTCACGGGAAGGTTCAGGAATTCGCCCAGCAACTGGACGTCCACCGGCCCCCAGATCACGTTGAAGAAGAGGGGAATGATCTGGTCAATTGCCCGCCAACGTGAGCGGTTGCTGACGCCGATCCGCGGCAGTCCCCGACGCTGCAGTTCCTGATCCAGCAGCGCAGTGCTTGTGGAGGCGACGACGGCCGAGAGATCTGCATCCGGGTTGGCCGCGGACGCCAGCCAGCGGGCCGTGTGCTCAGCCGCCTCCCATTCGGTCTTGGCGACGAGGACGGTTACCTCCCCCACCGGCTCCGTCGGCAGTGAAGGCTCCGCGATTCTCACTCCGCGGCGTTCCAGCGCGTCGATGAGACGGCTCCAGATTGCGGGGAACGAGCTGCGGGGGTGCTGGAGTTCAAGCTGCACGATCCCGAGCGGCCAATGCGAGGTTGGCTCGCCCTCAAGCTCACGGATGAGTTCCAAAGGGTAGTCGGCGAACGCCAGGTCGAGGGGGAGCAGGCTCTGCTCCAAGGCTGCGAGGGCTTGCAACTTGGCGGTGGACCCGTCCGGAGCGAGGCCCGTCCATCCATTGACGACGAGCTCGTCGCGGATATCCAATAGGTCGATAGCTGTGGACCACGGATCGACGGAGAAGGACCCATGGAACCACGCCTGCGGGGTGTCCTGCTCCGCGAGCCGGGCCATGTACTGCCGGATCCGCGTGGAGTGCCGTGCGTCGGGTCCGGTAAGCCCCAGCCGGGTCTGCAGAAGCTGGACCAACCCCAAGGGGCCGAGCCTGACCGTGCCGAGCGCGGAATCACGGTAAGTCCACGGAGCGCGGTCCAGATACAGGCCAAACAAAACGTTCACATCATCCCCCGGGACGTGTTGGAGCGACAGTTCCTAGATCATATGTTCAGGGTCGGACAATAACTGTGCCGACGCGTTGGCGCCCCCGTGGGTGTGGCGGCCGGCCAGTCTGCGTCGCGGGTGGCCTGGAGCAACCGGTCAAAGATGGCAGTGCCGTAGTCGGGCGGTGTAGCAAAGACGGTGACCTGACTTGTGCGGACCGTTTCGTCCACCCGCGCTATCGCTGCTATGCGTTCCTCGGGTGGCCTGTCGCTGACGACACCGAGCTCGAGTCCCGGCACCCCGTTCACCGGCAGAGGGATGCGCCCACCGGACGAGCAAAACGATTCAAAGGTCTTCCGGGACAACTCAGCGGTGGCGTCCCCGGTGAGGCCGACGATGGTTTCGTTGACATCGGCGATGAGCTCATTCGCAAATTTCTGTCTGACCTTGTCTTCCGACAGAATCCACAAGAGTAAAGCGACCACACCGAGCGCTATAGCCACCGCACCGAAAGCTCCCGGCCTGGTCAGGACTGCGAAAATCGCAAGACCAACCAAGAACCGCTTAGCGGTGAACTTGGCAAGAGGGCTCCTCGCCTTGAAGCCACGTTTGCCGTCCCATTGCAAAGACGTGAACGTTCTGATCACGCGCTTCTCCGTAGGCCATTCGGGCAAGGTCATCTCCCTTTCACACTTCCATGAGGGCCGCCGCAAGGACGATCGCCCTTCGAGCCTCGCTAAGGTCGTCGCGAAGGCCACGATCTGCCGAGGCAGTGGTTACGCCCTCGGGCGTGCCCGCTAGGTCGGCGACGGCTCGGTTCAGATTCTCGCGTTCGCGGGACAGCGTTCTGGACGACGTCAGCTTGAGCCTGCTGCGGTCCAGCTCGAGAAGGGATTTGCTGATTTCTTCCCGGCGGGCCTGAAACGACGCTTGCTTTTCTCTGATGCGCTGAGTGCGGTTCTGGAACATCGATTCCATCCGGAGTGAAACCTCGTGGAGCTCACTCAGCGCTTGTAGTTTCTCCGCTGAGCTAACTTCCTTGTCCAGCAGTTTGCCGACATCGGCGCGCCGCTCCTCCCACAGCTGGAGTCCGAGAGCGTTTTGCCTTAACAGCACGTCCAAAATCTCAAGCGTTCGCGTGAGCGGTTCCCGGCGAGCGGTCAGATTCCTCGACGCGGCATCCAGCTGCTCTATGAACTGCGCATAGTTGTCCTTGGGCGCCGATACGGCGTTACTGCCTTTCACGGACGGGGTTTCCTTCCCGTGCAGCCAGCGGCCTTTATCCGCGGCGCGAATGTCGGTCAGCGGGTCGGCGCCGAATGCCCGGAACCGTCATCTTTCCCCCAAATTTGTTGTGCTCGGGACCGAGCTGGTCATGCGGATCAAACTCCTCAGTGAGTCCAAAGACTCCCGGCAGTCTATCCCCAGGAAGACGTAATTCTTCGAACTGCTAGAAGAAGCATGAACTGCCGCACCGACAATAACGCCGGACCTCTCTTGCGGCTGACGTTCGTCGCTCGGCCAGGAGCCGATTTTCACCCTTCTACGGCACAGGGCTCCACGCCTGAGACCGTGACAACGCCGCCTTCAGTTCCCGCCCGCCCGCTTCCTCCAGCAACTCGGAATCACCGACTACCACCAGCAGGCTCCGAGCCCGGGACAACCCCACGTAGAGCTGTTCTCTGGCCCGCGACATGTCCTTGAACCCGTTGACGCAAAGAACAACAACGGACCGTTCCAGACCCTTGAAGCCCAGCACATGGCCATAGAACTCACCCTCGTTGGCATGGAAGTCCCGCCAGTACTCCTCGGTGGCTCCGCGCTCGAAATAGTCCAAGTGGATGGGGTGGCGATCTTTGGTGGTGAGGAGCGCGAGCTGATTGTTTGCCCAGCCCTCCTCGATCAGCGCCTCCACGCAGTCTCCGGCGACCTCGAGCGCATCCCCGGTCGGGCAGTCCACGAACCGTACGGGCAGTCCCGTGCTGCCCCGGGGCGTGAAATATTCGCCGGCAAAGGGTTTGAACGTTTCGGCGATCTTGCGGGTATTGCGGAGGTTGTCGTCGATGTGGATGGGCACGAAAGCAGCCATCGGACCATTGGTGAGGTCCGCCGTCGCGCCTCCCCAGCGTTGGTAGACGTCCTGCCGGTCATCCATGAACGCGTACACCTCGCCCGCGGCGGGATCGGTGGTGCACGCGAGAAGCGCGTCCCACCATAGGGGCGCGAAGTCCTGCGCTTCGTCGACGACGACGGCGTCCAGCCGCTCGTGCGGCTCCAGTCCGACTGCCAGCTCCTTCAGGAGGCGGGGCATTTCGACGTCGAAATAATCCTGCCCGGAACCGTCCGGGACTCCCAGCCCGCGCACGTATTCGTGGAACTCGCCCGTGAACACCGGTTTGGCCTGGCGCCAGGGTGCGACGCGGTCCTGGAGGTATTGCCCCAGGCCTTTGTTGTAGCAGAAGAGGCCTACGCGCTTGCCCTGCTTGCTCAGCAGCTTGGTCTTCTCGACGGCGAGCCACGTCTTTCCGCTGCCCGCGCCGCCGGTGAAACGGACCCTGTTGAGTGAGCGGGTTGCCTGGATCAACACGGACTGGCGTTCCGTGAGGTGGTCCTGCGCTGCCTCGTCCTCCTGTGAGGTGGTGGAAGGCACGACGGCGGTGTCCAGGTTTCCGCCCAGCTTGCGGACGATGCGTTCCAGGAAGGCCGGCGCCAGTGGCGAGGCTCCGCCGCCTTCGTTTTCCATGGCTTGGCGGACGAGGCCGGCGGGGGATTTGCTGTCGGTCTGGTCGAGGATGAGCGACCGGGGGCAGCCTGCCATGGTCCAGTCACGCGGCACGTCGGTGTAGGGGAGGCTGACCATGTAGACGCAGCGGCTGCTCAGGCGCGTACCGAGCTGGTTCTCCAGCCAGTTCTTGAGGGCGTGGAGTGAGCTTTGGGACTGCGCCACGGGGCTTTGGATCTTGCGCTTCTGTGTACGGTCCGACTGGCACCATTGCCCGTCCGTAATGCTGACTTGGCCGCCCTTGATCTCGATGGCGGCCATGCCAACGTTGGGCCAGAGGACCAGCAGGTCAATCTCGTATTCGTTCCGGCCATCGCGGACGTGGACGGAGTGGGCGAGGACGCAGTCGTCGGGGAGGCTGTTCCGCAGGGCGGTCCAGACGGCCTTTTCTGCGTGGTGTCCTTCGCCGAACTCCGGTTCTTCCGGAATGCACCTCATTGCCGCCCCCATGTTGATAAACCGGCTTCCCGGTTTTGCGCTGTTCCAACGTTAGCTGGGCGGGGCTGATTCACCATGGCGACACGGACAGATCAAACTTCCCGAGTCAGGAGCGCGACTTGGCGGTGTCTTTGAAAGCGGCAAGTCCAAATTGGGCGCGGATATCAGCCAGATCGCGCGTATTCCGGTCAATCTGCCGAACCTGCTCTTTTTCGATGAACCCAGCAATGATTCGAACCACGATAACCAGCGGCAACAGCAACAGGAAAGCCCAGCCAGCTGCAATGATAAAGTCCGGCATGGTCAGGAATGCATTCTTTAATGCGATGGCATTGTCCAGGCTTCCCGTCAGGCTGCCCAGGATGTCATTCAAACTATCGGTGATTGGCTGGAAGAACGGCCGGGCAGACAGCTGGGGACTGTCCAGTTTTGGATCTTTTCCGACAGACCAGCGCTGATCCGTGAGGTGCGCAAGGATATAGAACACCACTGCCAGGTTGGCGGCGGCGAATGACACCGTTGCCGCAAGCAGGGCACTAACGGCCCTCGCGGTTATCTTCAGTGGAGAAGACACGGGGCTGCCGATGACAAACAAACCGCCGACAATAAAGGCAGCCAACCATACGAGATTCTTGAATGTATCGACGCTGACACCACTCAGCATTTCCATGGCACGTTCCATCTTCCTAATGCAGCGCAAGGACTGCGGCCGTTGGCCGCAGAGTTTGGTCCTCCCCGAAAGGGCCGATTCAATATGACTAAGTTGGGCGGACAGAACTGTCCGGGAGACGTCCGGATGGTCCAGCTCAAGTCTGGGGCTTCCACGGGGAAGCGGCCAAACCATATGGCGTACTTTGGCTTTTCGCCGTGGTGCCCCGGCCTCATGCAGACGTCGAGGAGTGAGGGCCAATTGTCGCCCACTGCAGAACATGGACGGAGTGGGCCAGGACGACTTCATCCTGGAGGCTGTTCACGCAGCCAAGCCCAAATTTCGCTGTTCGACAACGCCTGCGGCCATTCGCAAGGTCTCGTGTGCCGGAAGCTCAGCTTCCTTGTGCCTTCGGGACATCACCGCCAGCCGGTCAGCGAGAACGTTCAGTTCATGATCGGCGTGGCCTTTGACCCACTGGAAATGAACGTCGGCAAAAGCGGCCAGGGCCTGGATCCGTTGTAGCTCCTCGCGGCAGGCTGCAGTTGATTGTCCGGGTTGGAAGCCGCTGTCGCTGAGCATCCTCACGGCTGTGAGGTTGTCGGAGGAAACGGTGACGGCGCAGCGTCCGTCCAATACGCCGGTGTAGGCGTTCTTGGCAGCACCGAGAGCCAGCCGGATCGCCCGAAGCTCGCTTTCCAGGATGCTTCCGCCGCCCACGGCCTTCAGGCCGGGGCGAAGCGGCAGGCCTTTTCCGAAATCCAATACCCAGCCGTGCCCTGCCCAAGGAGTGCGGTGGCCGATGGAGGCGTCTGTGGCAATCTCCAACCGGCAGAACAGTGCATCAAGCCTCTCGGCCACGGCTTTTTCTGTCACCACGACACCTGCAGCGGGCGGGTAGGAAAGATCAACAGGAAGCCCAAGCCCCAGCAACTGTTCGCGGGCAGTATCCACAACGGAAAAGACGGGCTCGTTCCCGCCCGCAGCCAGTTCCGTGACGGCGCGAGCGGCCTCCGCGTAGGCTTTGCCCCAATGCGCCCCTGCGGCGGCCTCGGTGATCCAGCCCGACTGCACCCCGAGAACGGTAGATTCGACCGTTCGTGCCACGGCCCACAGGATGAGGCCCCGTCGGGGCACGATCAGCACTGTGAGTCCGGAACGCATTGCAACAGTTTCAGCGGCCGAAAGGACTCGGCGTGACGGTGGAGTAGGGACTGGCATGTGGGCCTCCTAGTAGCAGCAACGGTTGCTGGGAAGGCTATAGGCGGCCACTGACATTTCGTAGCGGGTGTACTTCCCCGGCGATGCCGAATGTCAGCTTGCGCGCCGCAGGTTCCGGACTATTCCGCCAGGCTCGAAGTCAAGGATGACGCCACCATCTGGCCCCGGGCCTCCGGGGAAATCTCCGCTGCGCCAGCGGACTTTCTGTGGATCACGGCAGCTCCGGCCAGATACCAGGCCCTCCAGTATCTGGTGCCCAGCCTCCAGTGGAGGTATGCCGTGCTTGTGCCAGTTAGGGACTTCGTCGTCCGGCGCGGACCAGCCATTCCGCAGGAGGTAAACCTCATTAATTGGCCATTCCTCGGCGGACAGGAACGCCTCCGAGACGATTTCGCACCAGACACCGTCCGCGCTGGGGCTGGCTTGCGCATAGGGTCGACGGGGTCCGTCGGTCTCATCACCGTATTCAATGCTCAGGAATGAATTCCAAGGCATGTCCGCTAAAGCGTCACCGACGAGTTCGCCCGCACGCGCCCACCCATGCTCCAAGATGGTCTCTTTCTTGAGCGATTCCACCATCCCGTGAACTCGTCCTCGACTTCTGAGGGCATGACCGCGCCGATCACTGACTCCCAGGCACCGAAGTACCGCCGAATTGCAATCAGCGATGGACGGTCACGTCCGGCTGCGGCTTCTGCTGTCACCCAACTGTCGTAGTTGGCCACGTCCTTCGGCGATCCGAAATCGCGGTAAGCAGTAAAGAACGCATCGGACGCCCCCTCATAATCCGCGCAGGTGAAACGGGCTGCTGTGGAGGGGAGCTTCAGCCCGGCGGCCTCCAGCGCCTTTGACCAGAATCCTCCTCCCAGACCGTTCCGAAGACTCGACGCCGAAACCAGCCAGCTCCTCAATTCGGCGTCGCCCGAGTCTTGTGCCAAGACCGTAACGGTGTCCGCGTAGTCGGAGTAGGAAATTCCGGACACGTCCCCTGTCCTGATCGCTTGGGCTGTGGTTTCCACCATGGCAACAATTTCGGCTACTTGAGCTTCAGACGAGCGCCGGACCAGAACCCGCCGGAGTTCGTCGATGCCGGGCATTGGGACCTTGCCCAGTGCAAGCTTGTAGTCGGGCTCAAGACCTCGGCCGTGACCAACGACGTATAGCAAGCTGAAGATGTCAGTGGGGAGAGGTAGTACCACCACTTCGACGGCGGCATGGATGTCCATGAATATGTCCGGACTGCGTAGCAGGTCGGTTGCAATTTCGAC
Protein-coding regions in this window:
- a CDS encoding ribonuclease HI, coding for MRSGLTVLIVPRRGLILWAVARTVESTVLGVQSGWITEAAAGAHWGKAYAEAARAVTELAAGGNEPVFSVVDTAREQLLGLGLPVDLSYPPAAGVVVTEKAVAERLDALFCRLEIATDASIGHRTPWAGHGWVLDFGKGLPLRPGLKAVGGGSILESELRAIRLALGAAKNAYTGVLDGRCAVTVSSDNLTAVRMLSDSGFQPGQSTAACREELQRIQALAAFADVHFQWVKGHADHELNVLADRLAVMSRRHKEAELPAHETLRMAAGVVEQRNLGLAA
- a CDS encoding NERD domain-containing protein, whose product is MRCIPEEPEFGEGHHAEKAVWTALRNSLPDDCVLAHSVHVRDGRNEYEIDLLVLWPNVGMAAIEIKGGQVSITDGQWCQSDRTQKRKIQSPVAQSQSSLHALKNWLENQLGTRLSSRCVYMVSLPYTDVPRDWTMAGCPRSLILDQTDSKSPAGLVRQAMENEGGGASPLAPAFLERIVRKLGGNLDTAVVPSTTSQEDEAAQDHLTERQSVLIQATRSLNRVRFTGGAGSGKTWLAVEKTKLLSKQGKRVGLFCYNKGLGQYLQDRVAPWRQAKPVFTGEFHEYVRGLGVPDGSGQDYFDVEMPRLLKELAVGLEPHERLDAVVVDEAQDFAPLWWDALLACTTDPAAGEVYAFMDDRQDVYQRWGGATADLTNGPMAAFVPIHIDDNLRNTRKIAETFKPFAGEYFTPRGSTGLPVRFVDCPTGDALEVAGDCVEALIEEGWANNQLALLTTKDRHPIHLDYFERGATEEYWRDFHANEGEFYGHVLGFKGLERSVVVLCVNGFKDMSRAREQLYVGLSRARSLLVVVGDSELLEEAGGRELKAALSRSQAWSPVP
- a CDS encoding PD-(D/E)XK nuclease family protein — its product is MNVLFGLYLDRAPWTYRDSALGTVRLGPLGLVQLLQTRLGLTGPDARHSTRIRQYMARLAEQDTPQAWFHGSFSVDPWSTAIDLLDIRDELVVNGWTGLAPDGSTAKLQALAALEQSLLPLDLAFADYPLELIRELEGEPTSHWPLGIVQLELQHPRSSFPAIWSRLIDALERRGVRIAEPSLPTEPVGEVTVLVAKTEWEAAEHTARWLASAANPDADLSAVVASTSTALLDQELQRRGLPRIGVSNRSRWRAIDQIIPLFFNVIWGPVDVQLLGEFLNLPVSPVRRAAARHLLHALAAQPGTGGDEWLGALQKISAEETLGPDVAAELDQLLSTELLIDDGTVSGTTVVERAQWLRTQLSRRVQLHPRLEGVLSQLNEFTALIDGPEPVTRKTLVRILESVIPASASPLAGGEAAPWVTLHSLSELCDDVDGLVWWGCQDDGRPRSRHWDDAERQSLLGVGVQLPDPAVLAELELSVAVNAARRCRRVLLVRAAEISGEPTKAHPVLSSLAFTTLPTPLPGTPEENKKAVEHAISASTTTPAELVHDGVWRIAGRTAALAPVQRSQPEPVPAAHELGPRPAFLPDKLSFTQLSTLIGCSMKWVLEKKGRLKMGDGQSVPTGNTMIGTLVHKLVEELFAELRAANRAVPEPAEVQVKLDQLVPHYASELLLPGRGGRLAGLRPVIQNSVITFFQTLQSQGVYIRATEHEFSKPAMFNVNGAQIEVRVSGYIDVLAADQEAEPVVIDLKWTNRPKYRREEITKGDAMQLALYHWALDEGPDPMSTVAEDAAMSYYMLKQGEFASTSKLFGQALSSPASSRSTWQRSVRAAEFSISEVVGGRVMAAGRQELGSSDEQRKTATAADRLYQKPSCNFCDFSVLCGLKGDLS
- a CDS encoding TY-Chap domain-containing protein; this translates as MVESLKKETILEHGWARAGELVGDALADMPWNSFLSIEYGDETDGPRRPYAQASPSADGVWCEIVSEAFLSAEEWPINEVYLLRNGWSAPDDEVPNWHKHGIPPLEAGHQILEGLVSGRSCRDPQKVRWRSGDFPGGPGPDGGVILDFEPGGIVRNLRRAS